A segment of the Leclercia adecarboxylata genome:
CCACCTCGGCGATGTACTGGAGAAGCTGGCGGAGTACAACGAACAGCGCCAGAAGATGAAAAGTAAGCTCACCCAGGCGATGGTCTACCCGATCACCCTGACGGTGGTAGCCATTGCGGTCATCAGTATTTTGCTGGTAGCGGTGGTGCCGCAGGTGATCGAGCAGTTTACCCATATGAAACAGCAGCTGCCAATGACCACCCGCACGCTGATTGCAGTCAGCGATTTCCTGCAGGCGTACGGCATGATCATTGGCGGAGGGCTGGCGGCGGGCGCGATCGGCTTTAAAGGCTGGCTGAAGAAAACCCGCAATCGCTTCATCTGGCACCGCTGGCTGGTGAAAAACGCCCCGATTAAAAAGCTGGTTCGCGCCATCAACAGCGCGCGTTACATCCGCACCCTGAGCATATTGCAGGCCAGTAGCGTTCCGCTGCTGGAGGGGATGTATATCGCGATGGACGGGATTGAAAACCTCTATGCCCGCCAGGTGCTGGAGCAGGCGGCGGATACCGTGCGCCAGGGGGCATCGCTCTGTTCCGCCCTGGAGCAGGCGCAGCTCTTCCCCCCCACCATGCTGTATATGATTGCCTCCGGCGAAGAGAGCGGTGAATTAGGCAACTTAATGGATCGCGCCGCCGAAAATCAGGAATCGGGATTACAGCATCGTATTACCTTAACGCTGTCGGTATTTGAACCGGCGCTGGTGGTCTCCATGGCGACCATTGTTCTCTTTATTGTGATGTCAATATTACAGCCGCTTCTGCAACTTAATAACATGGTAGGTTAAATATGGCGATGAAACGAAAAAACCTGGCGTCCCAGGCGGGCTTTACTTTGCTCGAATTAATGGTGGTGATTGTGATCCTCGGGGTGCTGGCCAGTATGGTGGTGCCAAATTTAATGGGTAATAAAGAGAAAGCCGACAGTCAGAAAGCCACCAGCGATATTGTCGCGCTGGAAGGTTCGCTGGATATGTACAAACTCGATAACCACCGCTACCCGACCACCGAGCAGGGCCTGCAGGCTTTGGTCAGCAAACCGGAAATCGCGCCAATCCCCAACGGCTACCGCGCCGACGGCTATATCCGCCGCCTGCCGCAGGATCCCTGGGGCAGCGATTACCTGATGGTCAGCCCGGGCGAGCACGGTGCCGTCGATGTCTTTTCTGCGGGGCCCGATGGCGAAGCCAATACCGCCGACGATATTACTAACTGGTCGCTCGCGAATAAATAATGAGTAAGCAACGCGGCTTTACTTTGCTGGAAATTATCCTCGCGCTGGTGATATTCGCCAGCTGCGCGATGATGGTGGTTTCAACGATTCCCTCGCGCAGCGGCGCGGATATATTTGGTCAGCAATTAAAAGCCCTTGTGGATTATGGTTCAGACCGTGCGGTGATGGACGGAAATATTGTCGGGTTAGTGATTGCCACGGATAAATATCAGCTTGTGTCGTTGAACGTTGTAAAAGGGGAACGTCGCTGGGTGCCCTTATCCGCAGGGCGAATTACCACGAAAGGCGATTTTCCTGAAGAGATGCACGTATCGCTATCTCCGCAGCGGCTGGCCGCCACGCTGGATGCCGATCCGCAAATCATCTTTTTACCGGATGGCGAGGTAGGTCGCTTCACGCTGAGGTTGCAAAGCTACGACAAACAGCACCATTTCCGGGTGGTGTCGCAAGGTGCGGCCCCCGTTTCGGTGGAGAACGATGACTAAATGCAAGGCAAAGCAAAAGGGGATGACGCTGCTGGAGGTGATGGTTGCGCTGGTGATTTTCTCCACCGCTGCGCTGGCGCTGATGCACTCCGTGTCCCTGAACGTTCGTTTTACCCACGGCCTGAGCGAAACAGTGCAGGCCAGTTGGGTAGCGGAAAACGTGCTTGCAGAAGCGACGCTCAGCAACAGTGATTTCCCCGATGCCGATGAGCAGGGGACAGAAACCATGGGCGGGCGTAGCTGGAACTGGCACAAGCAGCGGGTCAAAACCGCCAACAACGGCTGGGCCAGTGAAGTTCGCGTTTACGCGGAAGGGGATGAAAGCCAGCCGGCCATCACCCTGCACATCATTCCGCCAGCAGAGAAGGTGAGCAAGTGAAAAAAACGCGACGCCAGCGTGGCTTTACCCTGCTGGAGATCATGATCGCCCTGACCATTTTTGCGGTGATTAGCACCCTGGCCTGGCAGATCCTGGACGGGGCGATGCGTACCCGCTCTGCAACCGATGCCAGTGCGGCAAAGCTTAATCAGGTGCAGCGTGCCTGGAGCCTGATGGAGCGTGATTTCTTTCAGCTTCAGGGGCGTGCGCCGCGTAACGAACCGGGCGTGTTTGTGCAAACCGATGACGCCATTGAGCTAACCACGCTGAACGGCGTGAGCGGCACCGTCCAGCTGGAGCGCGTGCGTTGGCGGCTGGAAGAGGGGCGTTTATATCGCGATATCTGGCCTGCGATTGATGGCCCGGCGAGCGTGAAGCCCGAAGAAGTGCCCATCGTTAAGAAGGTGAAATCGATGACGTGGCGCTTTTACAGCCAGGGCTGGCAGAAAAACTGGACCGACAGCAGTCGCCAGCCCGACGGCGTAGAGGCGACGCTGACGATGGAAAACGGCGATATCTGGCGCTGGGTGTTTACGACCCCGGGGGAGATACCTGCCGTGACGGTTGCCCCGACGCCGGAGACAGAAGCGGCCGCTCCGCAGCCGGAGCAGGCGCCTCAAGCGGCGTCAGGAGTACAGCCGTGAGCCGAACAGACAAACAGAAAGGCGTCGCCCTGCTGGTGGTGCTGATCCTGCTGGTGATGATGTCGGCGCTGGCCGCCAGAATCAGTCAGCAGTTTTGCCGCAACCTGCAAAAAACACATTACCAGGTGAGCCAGCAGCAGCTGCGCTGGGCGATGCAGGCGCAGGAAAAAGTCGTTAAAGCGATCCTGCAAACCGAGGCCAGCGGCGAAAGCAGAGCCCTTGCGCCTGACGGTGACTGGCATCAGCCGCTGGAAACCCGGGGGGATGACTACACCCTGGTCAGCCAGACAGAAGATGCGCAGGACTGCTTTAACGTCAACAACCTGCTGGCAGCGGATAAAGCGCCTCAGGTACAGGACGCCGCGGCCGCGGCAGGGAAACCGCGTAAAGAGCAAATCGTCGAGCAGCTCCTGATCGACAGCGGCGTCAGCCAGGCCACCGCCGAAGCGGTGTATTCCCAGCTGGTGGACTACCTCGACGGGGACGCCACCACCGCCAGAGAGGGCGCTGAGAGCGATGCGTGGGCAGGGGCTGTCCCGGCTCGCCAGCCCGCGAACCAGATGATGCGCACTATTGCGGAAATCAAACTGCTGCCCGCGTTCCCGGCCCAGGCCTATCCGACAGTGAGCAAGCTCTTGTGCGCCCTGCCGGATCCCGCCAGCAAGGTTGACGTGAATACCCTCAAACCTGAACAGGCAGGCGTCCTGGCGGCGATGTTCCCGGGAAAACTGACGGAAGATGACGCCAGACGCCTGATTGATGCTCGCCCTGAAGCGGGGTGGGAAAGCCTGGATGCGTTCAGCAAGGTGCTGGAACAAACCTTCCCGCAGCTTAAAGACGATTTACCCCAGGTGGCGGAACAGCTGGCCATTAACAGCCGATATTTCCGCGTTGACTATACCGGCAACACGGATGATTTAACGCTGCTCATGGTTAGCCAGCTTCAGGTTAATAACGACGCCGGTGAGATTGTGACGTGGCAGCGTCGTTACCGAATGATTGAATAACAGAAGTTGATATCGATGAAACAGGTGCTTTTTGTTCGTCCCGACAGCCGTGAGAACGGGAAATTATGGTGGTGCGAGTCCGGTAGTCAGCAGGTTGAATCGCTGGAGAATCTCTCGGAGCTCGATATCCTCGCCGGACATGCTCTGGCAGGACGCGTCTGTCTGCTGCTGCCTGCCAGTGAAACGATCTTCCGTCACTTCAGGTTACCGAAAAAAGGAATGGCTGCCCAAAGCACGGCCTTTTCCTGGATGGCGGAGGAGACATTAATAGGGGAAGTGGACAACCTTCACTGGACGGTACTCAATAAAAAAGGGTGCGACGTTGACGCGGTGGCGATTGATGCCGGGCGCCTGCGCCAGTGGCTTGACCGTTTCACCGCTGCCGGTTTGACCGTTATTCAGGCCATCCCGGACGCCTGGCTGCTGCCGGTATCCGCCGGGGGTACGACCTTTGTCTCTCTTGACGAGAACTACTGGCTACGTTTGTCGCCGGCGTCGGCGTGTGAAGTGGATACGGCCCTGCTGCCTCTGGTGTTGCAGGAGACAGGGGAGGGCGAAGTGTGCTGCTACGGCGCCGTTCCGCCGGGGGTAGAGGTTGACGAGGCGTTGGCCTGGGTTCACCCGCTGGTGCTGATCCAGCCGCAGTGGCAGGCGTGTCGCGTGAACCTGCTGCACGGGGTGTTCAGCGCCAGAAGCGGCAATAAGGGGCTGACAAAAAGCATGAAGCTAGCCGTGGCTGCTGCGGGGCTGCTGTCGCTTGGCCTGCTGTTAGGACCCCGTGCCGCGATAGCCTGGATGCTGGCTCAGGAGGAAAACCAGGTTCAGCAGGAGGTCACGCAGGTCTACCAGCACCATTTTCCGAGTATGCGCCAGCAGACCAACATCAAATATCACTTTGGTCAGAATATAAAGAAACAGCCTAAGGGGATTTTCCTGCAAATCGATGAGCTGGAAACCGCCAGACGGGCGGTTCCGGCAATGGAAATTACCCGGCTTGAATACGATGCAGCACAAGGGACGCTGACCCTGGGCGTCAGTGGCCAAAATCAGCAGGCGCTCCAGGCGTTTGTGAATCAGACCAGCCCAAATTTTGATTTTTCAGTACAGCCTGTTTCAGCAGAGGCACCGTACACCGCCATTGTGACAGGGAAACATAAATGAACGAGAGCATCACGCAGCTGAAAAGGCGTTATCAGACTTACAACGTCAGGGAAAAAATCATTTTGACAATAGGCGCAGCGGCAATCGGCTGCGCTGCAATTTATTACGCAGGAGTGATTCCCTTGGATAATATGATTCAAAGCAGCAAAACGACCCTTGCACGTCAGGTTGAAACGCTCAACTGGATGCGTCAGGAAATAGATAAAAACCATCTTCAGATGTTGCAGGTTAAAACTGATAATCCACGCAGCGTGATTGAGAACAGCGCCCACGCCATTAATTTATCGCTGACGGATGTTCGCCAGGACGGGCAAACACTCTCCTTCGTGGTCGGACGGGTAAATATTTACGAATTAAAAAACTGGCTGCGTGAAATCAACCTGACTTCCGGAGTCCGCCTGCAAAAAATGAACCTCACCCCGGTTGATCACGTCAGCGATGTAAAGGCCGAAATTCAGCTGACCTGGAAGAAACTGGCATGAACACCTTCGCACTGATACGGGAGGTTTACCCGGTCGGGTTCTCCCTCATGAGTGCGGTGTCAGGGGCAATAACAGGCAGTTTTCTCGGCGTAGTGGCAGACCGCGTCCCGCCTATGGTGATGGAAGAGGAGGGATGCGGCAACCTGCTGTTCCCTGGCTCGCACTGCCCGGTGTGTCAGCATTCACTCTCTGCCTGGGAAAATATTCCGCTGCTCAGCTGGCTGTTACTGCGAGGCCGATGCAGCCAGTGCCGAACGGCTATTCCGCTACAGGTCCTTTTGGTTGAGCTGTTTACCGCGCTATTTTTTGGCATAACGGCCTGGTCTGTTCCGGGCATTCAAACCCTGTTCTCGCTCTGGCTGCTGGCGTCGTTTTTACTGCCGCTGACGCTGATCGACTGGCAACACCAGCTGCTGCCTGATTGCCTGACGCAGCCGCTGCTCTGGGCCGGATTGCTCGTACATACGCTGGGCCATGCGCTGCCGCTTCGCGATGCTGTGCTCGGCGCAGTCGCGGGATACCTGTCGCTCTGGCTGATTTACTGGGGCTTTCGCCTGACGACTGGCCGGGAAGGGTTAGGTTACGGTGATTTCAAGCTGCTGGCGGCGCTGGGGGCCTGGTGCGGCTGGCAGGCACTGCCTTCTGTCGTATTAATTGCTGCGCTTAGCGGTATTGTCGGTTATTTCGCATTAAACCATTCACATAAAAATAGCCAAACAATTTCTTTTGGTCCCTATTTATCCTTTGCCGGCCTCACTGTTTTTATTGCCCAGGCATTCGCTGTCACACTCTGAATATTTTGGTCAAGTTTTTTATCGCTTTTTTTCGACGAGGAAAGGGAGGGAACACGTTTTTTCTACGGTGTATCGTAAAAGACATAAGACAGAGGGAATTTATGCTTGTGTCTTTTTAGGGAGGAATACAACGCTTCACAATATTTTTGGCAATGGATTTTTTATTTATCTAAAACTAAGTGTGTAAATTCATCCCATGAGCTCAGGGAAGTCATGGGTAATTAACGTTCACGTATAAATTTATCAGGATATAAAAATGAATTTTATGAAGCCTAAATATCTGGCGCTTTTCATTGCGGCTGCCACAAGCTCAGCATTCGCAGCAGCGCCAGGTACGCCGTCTATTACTTCAGGCAATGACAAATTTGCTTTGGTAGAAGTCGATCAGGCGGCTCAGGACTATAACAATCTTGTTAAAGTTCACAGCGATGGTGTGGATGTGAAGGTTGAGTGGAACGTCTGGAGCGGTGATGCGCCAACGTCGGCAAAAGTACTGCTGGATGGCCAGACCGTCTGGACCGGGGCGGGCAGCGCTGCGGGCTCTGCGACCTTCAAGGTGAAGAAAGGGGGCCGCTATCAGGAGCAGGTTGAGCTTTGCAACGACAGCGGCTGCACCAAAAGTGCCAGCAAACTGATTATCGTTGCAGATACGGACGGTAGCCACCTGCTGCCGATGAACACCCCTCTGCTTGAGAACAATAAATCCTTCGCCAAACACACCGACAAAGTTGTGGGGGCTTACTTCCCTGAGTGGGGCGTATATGACCGTAACTTCTCTGCCGACAAGATCCCGGTTGCTAACCTGAACCACCTGCTTTATGGCTTCATTCCAATCTGTGGCGGTGATGGCATTAACGACAGCGCCAAATCCTCCGGCGCGCTGGAGTCGCTGAAACGTGCCTGTGCGGGCCGCCAGGACTACACCGTTGCTATCCACGATCCCTGGGCTGCTCTGCAAAAACCTCAGTCCGGCGTCTCCAACTGGGACGACCCGTACAAAGGTAACTATGGTCAGCTGATGGCGATGAAAAAAGCCCATCCGGACCTCAAAATTCTGCCTTCTGTTGGCGGCTGGACGCTGTCTGACCCGTTCTTCCAGATGGACAACAAAGTGCTGCGTGACCGCTTCGTTGGCTCCGTGAAAGAGTTCCTGAAGACCTGGAAAGTGTTTGACGGCGTGGATATCGACTGGGAATTCCCTGGCGGCGGCGGCGAGAACGCCAAACTGGGTAACCCGGCTGTCGATAAGGCCACCTATACCGCGCTGATGCACGATCTGCGCGCAATGCTGAACGAACTGTCAGCTGAAACAGGCCGTACCTATGAGCTGACCACCGCGATTGGTGCCGGCAGAGATAAGATTGAAGACGTGGACTATGGCACTGCGCAGCAGTATCTCGACCATATCTTCCTGATGAGCTACGACTACTACGGTTCGTGGAGCAAGACTGACCTGGGCCACCAGGCCGCGCTGTACGGTGCTTCCTGGAAGCCAGACACCAACTACACCACCGATAACGCCGTGAAAGCGATGCTCGATCAGGGCGTACAGCCGGGTAAAGTCGTTGTGGGCGCAGCAATGTACGGCCGCGGCTGGACTGGCGTTCACGGTTATACCGGCGACAATCCATTTACCGGCACCGCGACCGGCGCCATCCCGGGGTCATGGGAAGCAGGCATCCTTGATTATCGCGATATCGTGAACAAGATGCTGGGTAAACCAGGCTGGGAATACAAGTACGATACCGCAGCAGAAGCCCCGTACCTGTTCAACAAATCCACCGGTGAGCTGATCAGTTATGACAACGCCCGTTCTGTCGAAGCGAAAGGCAAATACGTGCTGAACAAAAACCTCGGGGGTCTGTTCGCCTGGTCTATCGAATCTGACAACGGCGACATTCTGAATGCGATGAACGAAAGCCTGACGGGCGGTAGCTCAACGCCAGTGGAACCGGTTGTTACCAACCATGCCCCTGTCGCTTCTGCGACTGATGTAAGCGTGACTGGCCCGGCTTCCGTAATGCTGGATGGCTCTGCTTCCAGCGATCAGGACGGCGATGCGCTGACCTACAAATGGACGCAGGTGTCCGGTACCTCCGTGACGCTGTCCAACAGCACCAGCGCGAAAGCAAGCTTTAACGTTCCTGCTGTCGCGAGCAACCAGACGCTGGTCTTCCGTCTGACCGTTACTGACGCGAAAGGTCTGAGCAACTCAGTTGACGTGCAGGTTGTTAACAAAGCGCCTAAAGCCAACCAGGCACCAGTGATCAACGCGATGCAAGCGGTCACCGTTGAATCCGGTGAAGCGGTTTCTCTGCACGCACAGGCGTCCGATCCCGATGGCGATGCACTGACCTATAGCTGGAGCGTACCGGGTGACATGAATGCCACCGGCACCGATACCGCGAACGTGCGTATCACCGCGCCAGAAGTGAGCAATACATCGACCTATACGCTGAGCGTGATCGTGTCTGACGGTAAAACCAGCGTGCAGTCTAACGTTGAAGTGACAGTGACCCCGAAAGAAGCGGTTGTTCCGGTTGACGAAGAGACCAACCCGTCTGACGAAGGTACGACCCCATCTGATGAAGGTACCACGCCGGCAGACGAAGGGAGTGCGACCGGAAGTTGCGATGCCCCTGTTGATGCCAACGCCAGCAAATATGCTGCGTGGAGTGCAAACACCATTTACAACGGCGGCGACATTGTTAGCTCCGATAACCTGGTGTGGAAAGCGAAGTACTGGACTCAGGGCAACAAACCGGCATTCGGTGAGGGTGCATGGGAGCTGGTAAGCCAGGTGAAATTCAACTGGCATGCTGAAATGGTTTATAACGGCGGCGACACCACCACTTACGAAGGTAATGTATACCGCGCGAAATGGTGGACGAAGGGCGACAAACCAGGCAACAGCGATGTATGGGTAAAAGAAGGCGCGTCAGCAGACTGCAAATAATCTTCTGAACCTTTAATGACGGACGTGATAGTCGTCCGTCATGGTTGACCGCGCTGCGCTTCGGGTGCGGTCAACCATCAAAAAATAAATAACAGCTGTGCACAAGGAGAAAATGGGAAATCCCTGTAGCAGGTCAATTAAATGAAACGCCTAATCTTTTTGTTGTTAATGATAAGCCAAAGCACCATGGCAAACTGCTGGGACAACGCTGCGCATTATTATCATGTCGATCCCTGGCTGTTATTTGCAATTGCAAAAGTGGAATCGGGTATGAATCCCTATGCGGTGGGCTGGAATCATGATGGTTCACGCGATGTGGGGTTAATGCAAATTAATAGCTCTCACTTTAGTGAATTACAACGCCTCGGTATTGATGAGTCCCGCTTAATGACTGAGCCTTGTACCTCAATAATGGTGGGCGCATCCATATTATCAGGCATGGTCAAAATTTATGGCTATAACTGGGAAGCGGTAGGGGCCTATAACGCAGGAGCAAAAAAAGAAAATTATCCCCAACGTATGATGTATGCCCATAAGGTGTGGGCGAAGTACAGGGAAATAAAAGCAAAACAATCTTACCGGTACTGATTTTTATTTTTTGAAGAGTACCCGACGGTGTTCTTCAGAAAATGAAAAATAAACGCTTCCAGGGGGTTTATGTATTAAGGGAGTAATACATAAGCCGGGAGTGCATCACCCATTGTTGCTTAGATACAGGATTATTTGAAATGACGAAAAGGACATTACTCAGCGTTCTCGTTGCGGGGGCATGTGTCGCTCCCTTTATGGCGCAGGCTGCAATGTTACAGGCGGCCAGCAGCGAACCTTACACCATGAAAGCCAGCGATCTGGCTAAAAAGGAAAAAGAACTGACCGATTTCCCGTTAATGAAATCGGTAAAAGACACCATTCGCACCCTGGATAACAGCGTTGTCGAACAGATTGAACCTGGCAAAGCGTCCAACCCGGATAACGTTAAGCGCGTTGAAGGGATCCTGAAAGAGAGCGACTGGGAATATCTCTTCCCTCTGCGCGCGAAGGATTATAGCTACAGTAACTTCCTCAAGGCCGTGGGTAAATTCCCGGCGCTGTGCGACACCTATAAAGATGGCCGTGACAGCGACGCGATCTGCCGTAAAGAGATGGCGACCATGTTTGCGCACTTCGCCCAGGAAACCGGCGGCCATGAAAGCTGGCGTCCTGAAGCCGAATGGCGTCAGGCGCTGGTTTATATCCGGGAAATGGGCTGGAGCGAAGGCCAGAAAGGCGGTTATAACGGCGAATGTAACCCTGATGTATGGCAGGGGCAGACCTGGCCATGCGGTAAAGACAAAGATGGCGATTTCCTGAGCTACTTTGGTCGCGGTGCCAAGCAATTGTCCTACAACTATAACTACGGTCCGTTCTCTGAAGCGATGTACGGCGATGTGAAAGTCCTGCTGGAAAAACCCGAGCTGGTGGCTGACACCTGGCTGAACCTGGCAAGCGCCATCTTCTTCTTCGCCTATCCACAGCCGCCGAAACCGAGCATGTTGCAGGTTATCGACGGAACCTGGCAGCCAAACGAACACGACAAAGCGAACGGTCTGGTACCGGGCTTCGGCGTGACCACCCAGATCATCAACGGTGGCGTTGAGTGCGGCGGCCCGACTGAAATTGCGCAGTCTCAAAACCGTATCAAGTACTACAAAGAGTTCGCTAACTACCTGAAAGTGCCGGTTCCGGCTGACGAAGTGCTGGGCTGTGCCAACATGAAACAGTTTGATGAGGGCGGCGCGGGTTCTCTGAAAATTTACTGGGAACAGGACTGGGGATGGAGTGCAGATACACCAGACGGTAAGACCTACTCTTGCCAGCTGGTCGGCTACCAGACGCCATTCAGCGCCTTTAAAGAGGGCGACTACACCAAATGTGTTCAGAAGTTTTATAACGTGAACATCGTGGATGATGAGGGGTCTGCAATCACGCCGGATGAAACGCCGGTTACGCCAACCCCTTCTGAAGATGAAACGCCGGTCACCCCGATCCCGACGCCGGATGACACCCCTGCGGTGGTTAACCATGCGCCAGTGGCGCATATCGCAGGTCCAGTCGGTGCGGTTGAAGCCGGTGCCCAGGTTTCCCTGAGCGCAGAAGGCTCTACTGATGAAGACGGCAACAAACTGACCTACACCTGGCGCTCCCAGGACGGCCAGACCGTCAGCGGTGAAGACAAAGCCGTGGTGACATTTACCGCGCCGGAAGCCACAACGGCGCAGCAGTATGAAGTCAGCCTGACCGTCAGCGACGGTGAACTGAGTGCGACCACCACTTACCTGTTAAACGTGAAAGCGAAAGCGGCAACCCCGTCTCAGGATGAAGGCAGCTCTGGTTCCTATGCTGCGTGGAGCGCCAACGGCAAGTACAACGCCGGCGATATCGTGAACAACAAGGGTAAACTGTTCCAGTGCAAACCCTTCCCGAACAGCGGCTGGTGTAACAGTGCGCCAGCGTACTACGAACCGGGCGCAGGCCTGGCCTGGGCAGACGCCTGGACAGCGCTGTAAAAGCAAAACGGCAACCTCAGGGTTGCCGTTTTCGTATCAGCGATGCAGTTTCCCGTGATCCCGCAGCCAGGCCGCCGTCTTCTCAATGCCTTCATCCAGCGTCACCAGCGGTGTATAGCCGAGCTCGGTCTCTGCGCGTCGCGTATCAAGGGTAAAGTCAAAGTTCAGTTTCGACACCCCGTAGTGGGTCAGGGCGGGCTCTTTGGCGGCCTTATTTCCCAGCCGCTCCATGCTGCGGGCAATAATGTCCAGCATCGGATAGGGCACCGAGCGGATCCGGCAGTGAATGTTCAGCTCGTCAATCAGCTTCTGCACAATGCTGCGCAATGTGCGCGGTTCGCCGTTGGTGATGTTATATGCCCGCCCGGACGGCAGATTGTCGCATTCGATCTGGCTGGCCAGCCACATGGCGTGAATGGCGTTGTCGAAATAGGTCATGTCCACCAGCGCATCCCCGCCGCGCGGCAACAGCACGCTGCCGTAGTGGTGCATCATCTGCGCCAGGCGCGGAATAAACACTTTATCGTGCGGGCCAAACAGGCTCTGTGGACGCAGGATGGTAAAGCGGGTATGCGGGTTGGACTGCGCCAGCAGATCGATCACCTCTTCGCTGGCGGCTTTGCTGCGGGCAAATTCGCAGGCGTAGCGCGCAGGACGAAAATCTTCCTGAACATCGCGGTGATGGTGGTAATCGAAGTAGAGCGACGGGGAGGAGATATGCACGAAGTTGCGCACCCCCCAGGCCACGGCCCACTCGCCCAGACGGCGGGTGGCACGCACGTTCGCCAGATCGAAGGCTTCCTGGGTACCCCAGGGCGAGGTAAAGCTGGAGCAGTGCCACAGCGTATCGATTCCGGCCAGCATCACTTTTGCCTGGGAAGAGACCAGTTCCGTCAGGTCGGCATGGACAAACTCTGCGCCCATTTTTTGCAGCAATTTACCCATCGCTTCATTGCGACCGGTGGCCCGGACGCTGATGCCTTTATTGCGCAAAAACTCCACCGCATTGCGGCCTAAGCCGCTGGTGGCGCCGGTAACCAGTACCTTCATATCGATCCACTGTTTTGAAAAGAATTTCGTGCGCATTCTTCCGTGAATTACGCCTGTATGCAATGGGAAACGTGAAAGATTCGGAGTTTTAATCAGACTTTTTCTGACTTTTGTTCTGCCAGATGTGCAATACGCCGGGCCATTCCCCGGAAGATAAACAGGTGCGCCGGGATCATCAATAGCCAGTAGAACAGACCCGGCATCCCGTGCGGGTGCCACCAGGCGCGCACGTCCAGCTCCCGGCGATCGCCTTTGTCCTTCAGGGTAAAGCACAACCGCCCAAGACCGGGGGCTTTCATGCCAAACAGCAGCGCCAGCTGTTTCTCTGGCTCGACGATAATCACCTTCCAGCTGTCGACCGCATCACCGGTTTGCAGGTACGGTGCCGCCGGACGGCCCTTCGCCAGCTTATGCCCGACCAGCAGGTCCATCATCGCCCGGGTCTGCCACAGGGCGTTGCCAAAGAAGTAACCCTCTTTGCCGCCGA
Coding sequences within it:
- a CDS encoding glycosyl hydrolase family 18 protein, coding for MNFMKPKYLALFIAAATSSAFAAAPGTPSITSGNDKFALVEVDQAAQDYNNLVKVHSDGVDVKVEWNVWSGDAPTSAKVLLDGQTVWTGAGSAAGSATFKVKKGGRYQEQVELCNDSGCTKSASKLIIVADTDGSHLLPMNTPLLENNKSFAKHTDKVVGAYFPEWGVYDRNFSADKIPVANLNHLLYGFIPICGGDGINDSAKSSGALESLKRACAGRQDYTVAIHDPWAALQKPQSGVSNWDDPYKGNYGQLMAMKKAHPDLKILPSVGGWTLSDPFFQMDNKVLRDRFVGSVKEFLKTWKVFDGVDIDWEFPGGGGENAKLGNPAVDKATYTALMHDLRAMLNELSAETGRTYELTTAIGAGRDKIEDVDYGTAQQYLDHIFLMSYDYYGSWSKTDLGHQAALYGASWKPDTNYTTDNAVKAMLDQGVQPGKVVVGAAMYGRGWTGVHGYTGDNPFTGTATGAIPGSWEAGILDYRDIVNKMLGKPGWEYKYDTAAEAPYLFNKSTGELISYDNARSVEAKGKYVLNKNLGGLFAWSIESDNGDILNAMNESLTGGSSTPVEPVVTNHAPVASATDVSVTGPASVMLDGSASSDQDGDALTYKWTQVSGTSVTLSNSTSAKASFNVPAVASNQTLVFRLTVTDAKGLSNSVDVQVVNKAPKANQAPVINAMQAVTVESGEAVSLHAQASDPDGDALTYSWSVPGDMNATGTDTANVRITAPEVSNTSTYTLSVIVSDGKTSVQSNVEVTVTPKEAVVPVDEETNPSDEGTTPSDEGTTPADEGSATGSCDAPVDANASKYAAWSANTIYNGGDIVSSDNLVWKAKYWTQGNKPAFGEGAWELVSQVKFNWHAEMVYNGGDTTTYEGNVYRAKWWTKGDKPGNSDVWVKEGASADCK
- a CDS encoding chitinase; its protein translation is MTKRTLLSVLVAGACVAPFMAQAAMLQAASSEPYTMKASDLAKKEKELTDFPLMKSVKDTIRTLDNSVVEQIEPGKASNPDNVKRVEGILKESDWEYLFPLRAKDYSYSNFLKAVGKFPALCDTYKDGRDSDAICRKEMATMFAHFAQETGGHESWRPEAEWRQALVYIREMGWSEGQKGGYNGECNPDVWQGQTWPCGKDKDGDFLSYFGRGAKQLSYNYNYGPFSEAMYGDVKVLLEKPELVADTWLNLASAIFFFAYPQPPKPSMLQVIDGTWQPNEHDKANGLVPGFGVTTQIINGGVECGGPTEIAQSQNRIKYYKEFANYLKVPVPADEVLGCANMKQFDEGGAGSLKIYWEQDWGWSADTPDGKTYSCQLVGYQTPFSAFKEGDYTKCVQKFYNVNIVDDEGSAITPDETPVTPTPSEDETPVTPIPTPDDTPAVVNHAPVAHIAGPVGAVEAGAQVSLSAEGSTDEDGNKLTYTWRSQDGQTVSGEDKAVVTFTAPEATTAQQYEVSLTVSDGELSATTTYLLNVKAKAATPSQDEGSSGSYAAWSANGKYNAGDIVNNKGKLFQCKPFPNSGWCNSAPAYYEPGAGLAWADAWTAL
- a CDS encoding NAD-dependent epimerase/dehydratase family protein, which translates into the protein MKVLVTGATSGLGRNAVEFLRNKGISVRATGRNEAMGKLLQKMGAEFVHADLTELVSSQAKVMLAGIDTLWHCSSFTSPWGTQEAFDLANVRATRRLGEWAVAWGVRNFVHISSPSLYFDYHHHRDVQEDFRPARYACEFARSKAASEEVIDLLAQSNPHTRFTILRPQSLFGPHDKVFIPRLAQMMHHYGSVLLPRGGDALVDMTYFDNAIHAMWLASQIECDNLPSGRAYNITNGEPRTLRSIVQKLIDELNIHCRIRSVPYPMLDIIARSMERLGNKAAKEPALTHYGVSKLNFDFTLDTRRAETELGYTPLVTLDEGIEKTAAWLRDHGKLHR
- the iagB gene encoding type III secretion system invasion protein IagB, whose protein sequence is MKRLIFLLLMISQSTMANCWDNAAHYYHVDPWLLFAIAKVESGMNPYAVGWNHDGSRDVGLMQINSSHFSELQRLGIDESRLMTEPCTSIMVGASILSGMVKIYGYNWEAVGAYNAGAKKENYPQRMMYAHKVWAKYREIKAKQSYRY